One genomic segment of Methanocorpusculum sp. includes these proteins:
- a CDS encoding DUF1848 domain-containing protein → MILNTGSRTDIPAFFSEWFYNRIKEGYVLVRNPYFPQKVTKYLLNPDLVDCINFCTKNPAPMLPRIHELDGFGQFWYVTITPYGKEIEPHVPSVEQVIDSFQNLSRIVGLNRIGWRYDPIFLTEKYSPEYHTVAFEKMAAELSGYTDVCVISFLDLYEKTRRNFPAGKEMEPKDRITLGKTFCEIGREYGIKIKSCAEGSELSPYGVDCSGCLTREVLERAVGQKLRHDSGSISTRSSCSCLLNCDIGVYNTCGHGCVYCYANYDQKTVQNNRSLHDSSSPFLIGTSADGDIVTNARQTRLRDGQTPLF, encoded by the coding sequence ATGATCCTCAATACCGGAAGCAGGACAGATATCCCTGCATTTTTCAGCGAATGGTTCTACAATCGTATCAAGGAAGGGTATGTTCTCGTACGTAACCCGTATTTTCCTCAGAAGGTTACGAAATACCTGCTGAACCCGGATCTCGTGGATTGTATCAACTTCTGTACCAAAAATCCTGCACCGATGCTTCCGAGAATCCATGAACTGGACGGATTCGGTCAGTTCTGGTATGTCACCATCACCCCATACGGAAAAGAGATCGAACCTCATGTTCCTTCGGTCGAACAAGTGATCGATTCATTTCAGAACCTATCCCGAATCGTCGGACTCAACCGGATCGGCTGGCGGTATGACCCGATTTTTCTGACAGAAAAATATTCCCCTGAGTATCACACCGTTGCATTTGAAAAAATGGCGGCGGAACTTTCCGGATACACCGACGTCTGCGTCATCAGCTTCCTCGACCTCTATGAAAAAACCAGACGAAACTTCCCTGCCGGAAAGGAAATGGAACCAAAGGATCGCATCACTCTTGGAAAAACATTCTGTGAGATCGGTCGCGAGTACGGAATAAAAATAAAATCCTGTGCTGAAGGATCGGAACTCTCACCATACGGCGTCGATTGTTCCGGATGCCTCACCCGTGAGGTTCTGGAACGTGCGGTCGGGCAAAAACTTCGTCACGATTCCGGCAGCATATCGACACGCAGCTCCTGCTCCTGTCTGCTCAACTGCGATATCGGTGTTTACAATACCTGTGGTCACGGATGTGTGTACTGTTATGCGAATTATGATCAAAAAACCGTCCAAAACAATCGTTCGCTCCATGACTCCTCCTCCCCCTTCCTCATCGGCACATCGGCCGACGGCGATATCGTCACCAATGCCCGTCAGACACGTCTGCGTGACGGTCAGACGCCTCTCTTTTGA
- a CDS encoding alpha/beta hydrolase encodes MTGDLRVPLRGDQPVIIRGISSFLVISKAFEKFPLLIETDTDEIVQGVYPGDLIIVSAPEGGEVLPALYLLEMVRTYHLPVIALPKTHPAGKRLSYVVSAAEKIEMRCDIKRGTHPEQHLLCSADEFTGMMLFADGDDLVIENPRPGISISHVQWDPAFTENE; translated from the coding sequence ATGACCGGTGATCTTCGCGTTCCATTGAGAGGTGACCAGCCGGTCATCATCCGTGGAATCTCTTCTTTTCTTGTAATTTCCAAAGCCTTCGAAAAATTCCCTCTTCTGATCGAGACCGACACGGACGAGATTGTCCAGGGTGTGTACCCGGGCGATCTGATCATCGTGTCAGCGCCGGAAGGCGGTGAAGTTCTTCCCGCTCTTTATCTTCTTGAGATGGTCCGGACATATCATCTGCCGGTCATCGCTCTTCCAAAAACACATCCGGCAGGAAAGCGCCTTTCCTATGTCGTTTCGGCCGCAGAAAAAATCGAAATGCGGTGTGACATAAAACGCGGGACCCATCCCGAGCAGCATCTCCTCTGTTCTGCTGATGAGTTCACCGGCATGATGCTTTTTGCAGACGGGGATGACCTTGTCATCGAAAACCCGCGACCCGGGATCTCCATCTCCCATGTTCAGTGGGATCCTGCATTCACCGAAAATGAATGA
- a CDS encoding NAD(P)/FAD-dependent oxidoreductase, with amino-acid sequence MSMREYDVIVVGTGPAGLFCAAHLAPAKVLILEKMKLPGRKLLLAGSGQCNLTHSGDVKTFTGNYGDHGNFVKPSLMACSNETVMDFFEHRGVPLFTNENDKVFPVSLRADDVLDALLDACDEAGVEIFYSEVVKSVAPNNGGYSVQTSLTAYQAKYVVIATGGMSYPGTGSTGDGYAFAESLGHTIVLPEPSLTPVYVDDHLLWDLSGISLPAKVSIWHEGKKLMTREGDLLITRFGYSGPVILDASRWMRAGDQLRIAFTPLSPEEVDTLLKERTAESGGKQIQNLLSGLSCPDRLTRALVEISGIPEGTTGGQLTSKMRGALVENLTGFPVIVERVGDFGVAMCTAGGVPLAEINKKTCESKIAPGIFFAGEVMDIDGDTGGYNIQAAFSTGFVAAKTILRMLCA; translated from the coding sequence ATGAGTATGCGTGAGTATGATGTGATCGTTGTCGGGACAGGACCCGCAGGACTGTTTTGTGCCGCCCATCTTGCACCGGCCAAGGTTCTCATTCTGGAAAAGATGAAACTGCCGGGTCGAAAACTTCTGCTGGCTGGTTCCGGTCAGTGTAATCTCACGCATTCCGGTGATGTGAAAACGTTCACCGGAAACTATGGGGATCATGGGAATTTTGTGAAGCCTTCTCTGATGGCGTGTTCGAACGAGACCGTGATGGATTTCTTCGAACATCGCGGCGTGCCTTTGTTCACAAACGAGAACGATAAGGTCTTCCCCGTTTCGCTTCGGGCGGATGATGTGCTGGATGCTTTGCTGGATGCCTGTGATGAGGCAGGAGTTGAGATATTTTATTCGGAGGTGGTGAAGTCTGTCGCCCCAAACAACGGAGGATATTCTGTGCAGACTTCCCTCACCGCATATCAGGCAAAGTACGTGGTGATCGCGACAGGCGGGATGTCATACCCTGGGACCGGCTCGACGGGGGACGGTTATGCCTTTGCGGAATCGCTGGGTCATACGATCGTTTTGCCGGAACCTTCTTTGACGCCGGTATATGTCGATGACCATCTGCTCTGGGATCTTTCAGGGATCTCTCTTCCGGCGAAGGTGAGCATATGGCACGAAGGGAAGAAGCTGATGACCCGGGAGGGCGATCTGCTGATCACCCGTTTTGGCTATTCGGGTCCGGTGATCCTGGATGCGTCGAGGTGGATGCGGGCAGGAGATCAGCTCAGAATCGCGTTCACTCCTCTTTCCCCGGAGGAAGTTGATACCCTTCTCAAAGAACGGACCGCCGAGTCAGGAGGGAAGCAGATCCAGAATCTTCTTTCCGGTCTTTCCTGTCCGGATCGTCTCACTCGCGCTCTGGTGGAGATCTCCGGTATTCCTGAAGGAACGACCGGCGGGCAGCTGACGTCGAAGATGCGGGGCGCACTAGTCGAAAACCTGACCGGGTTCCCTGTTATTGTTGAGCGGGTCGGAGATTTCGGTGTGGCAATGTGTACTGCCGGCGGGGTCCCGCTTGCGGAGATCAATAAAAAGACCTGTGAGTCGAAAATCGCTCCTGGCATCTTTTTTGCGGGAGAAGTGATGGATATCGACGGGGATACCGGAGGATACAACATTCAGGCGGCATTTTCCACAGGTTTTGTCGCGGCGAAAACGATCCTTAGGATGTTGTGCGCGTGA
- a CDS encoding MFS transporter encodes MSEESVQKKFIIYFCIIGCFAIFSTTIAKNPVLPLFTESLGANDAYLGLIAAVSPLAGILFSFPIGVISDKLGRRKLLIASGCVFLIAPLLYLLITDPIFLIPVRFFHGLATAILGPVIGAIIAEKFGSRKGVMMGTYSSATLVGRTAAPLVGGFILTLFALAPGYTAYHMVYLAAFCAAIPVFILILFFHDTNGSVKKITIADFTKSLKTFLSNKGLRAASIAEMITYFCFGTFETFLPVYLLFTGVPAWQTGIIFAVQVVVIALTKPLFGKRADSGDPQKQIAVGMLITGVSLGAMGLAADFWILLALSCVFGIGMSLSTVATNVYAADTAEKNELGASLGALSSIMDIGHASGPLVCGIVITLAGYQTGFGLCLLLSVFATVFVLITGQKREMSKGY; translated from the coding sequence ATGTCAGAAGAGAGTGTACAAAAAAAGTTCATCATCTACTTTTGCATAATCGGCTGTTTTGCGATATTCTCGACAACGATCGCGAAAAACCCGGTGCTCCCCTTATTTACAGAATCCCTTGGAGCAAATGACGCATATCTGGGACTGATTGCCGCCGTTTCTCCTCTCGCCGGAATTTTGTTCAGTTTTCCAATAGGAGTGATATCAGACAAGCTTGGTCGAAGAAAACTCCTCATTGCATCGGGATGCGTATTTCTCATTGCCCCGTTACTCTATCTTCTGATAACAGATCCGATCTTTCTCATACCCGTCAGATTCTTTCATGGATTGGCGACCGCGATTCTTGGACCGGTGATCGGAGCGATAATCGCTGAAAAATTCGGGAGCAGAAAAGGAGTGATGATGGGAACGTACAGTTCAGCCACGCTCGTCGGCAGGACTGCCGCCCCTCTGGTAGGAGGGTTTATCCTCACGCTGTTTGCCCTTGCACCGGGATATACTGCATATCATATGGTGTATCTTGCAGCGTTTTGTGCTGCCATTCCGGTATTTATTCTGATACTTTTCTTCCATGATACAAACGGCAGTGTCAAGAAGATAACCATTGCCGATTTCACAAAGAGTCTGAAGACTTTTCTTTCGAACAAAGGTCTGCGTGCAGCATCCATCGCTGAGATGATTACCTACTTCTGCTTTGGAACGTTTGAAACATTTTTACCAGTCTATCTTCTTTTCACCGGCGTTCCCGCATGGCAGACAGGGATCATTTTTGCCGTGCAGGTCGTGGTCATTGCTCTGACGAAGCCTTTGTTTGGCAAACGGGCAGACAGCGGAGATCCACAAAAACAAATCGCCGTGGGTATGCTTATTACTGGAGTATCCCTTGGAGCCATGGGTCTGGCTGCGGATTTTTGGATACTGCTTGCCCTCAGCTGTGTTTTTGGGATAGGCATGTCCCTTTCGACCGTCGCGACGAACGTTTATGCTGCAGATACAGCAGAAAAAAATGAACTGGGAGCATCACTCGGCGCCCTCTCCTCGATCATGGATATCGGGCATGCCTCGGGTCCGCTTGTATGCGGGATCGTTATTACCTTAGCCGGATATCAGACCGGATTTGGCCTTTGCCTTCTCCTGTCAGTATTTGCGACAGTCTTTGTGCTGATCACCGGGCAAAAAAGGGAAATGAGTAAGGGTTATTAA
- a CDS encoding carbohydrate-binding domain-containing protein: MEPSEKRIAIVTFVLLALGIVFASLILFAPSVLGSAETGNVSTDGITIDITYSAKDLDPSYDEDSATVLYLADGASYVDGSGASVYGNVITITDEGTYIARGSLSDGQIVIYAGESDKVQLVLDGVDISCSDNPAIYAAQADKVFITLAEGSVNTLEDGSVYAATIDGKEAKAVIYSRSDLTLNGQGTLIVTGNYLHAISSQDNLIIAGGTYNLTAVGDGLHGKNSVKIYDGTITINAGDEGIQADQMDDEEKGFISIDGGSITITSTGDGIEAVTILRIAGGDIDITTGEGSGTAVSGNLGFTGSVPDMTTMPVSSGIDSGSEMNMTRSAFDGNMTAQMGGGQGFTPTTTTTDDDSVSAKGLKADELVLITGGTITLDCEDDGIHSNSDVTIQGGTFSIASGDDGIHADENLVIHDGSVTITQSYEGLEGFAITINGGQIDITSTDDCMNAGGGADGSGFMMGGGSFDMDSFSSVLTESGDLAQLTITGGVISVFSSSGDGVDSNGDLTINGGTLYVEANNNGNSAIDAGAESGGTCVVNGGIVLAIGSSSMAEGFDSSSTQASIMYNFDTSTQAGTILSLTDASGSVLLTYTSSLSFNSVIISSPDMTIGSTYTLMIGTTVTEITLDETAGSYGSVSSGFGGGFARA; encoded by the coding sequence ATGGAACCATCAGAAAAACGGATCGCCATCGTCACGTTCGTTCTTCTGGCACTTGGAATAGTATTTGCGAGTCTCATTCTGTTTGCTCCGTCCGTTCTCGGATCCGCAGAAACGGGAAATGTATCAACCGACGGTATCACTATAGATATCACCTACTCCGCCAAAGATCTCGATCCCTCATATGACGAAGATTCAGCGACGGTTCTGTATCTTGCCGACGGAGCAAGTTATGTTGACGGATCCGGGGCTTCGGTATATGGCAATGTGATAACCATCACCGATGAAGGCACGTATATCGCACGCGGCAGTCTTTCCGACGGCCAGATCGTTATATATGCCGGCGAGAGTGACAAGGTCCAGCTCGTTCTTGACGGCGTTGATATTTCCTGTTCGGATAACCCGGCCATATATGCGGCACAGGCCGACAAAGTATTCATCACTCTCGCCGAAGGCAGTGTCAATACCCTCGAAGACGGCAGTGTGTATGCCGCTACAATCGACGGTAAGGAAGCCAAAGCCGTGATTTACTCACGCAGCGATCTCACGCTCAATGGTCAGGGTACGCTGATCGTGACCGGCAACTATCTCCACGCGATTTCCTCGCAGGACAATCTAATCATCGCCGGTGGCACATACAATTTAACTGCAGTCGGCGACGGACTCCATGGAAAGAATTCCGTGAAGATCTATGACGGCACCATAACCATCAATGCCGGTGACGAAGGGATACAGGCCGATCAGATGGATGATGAAGAAAAAGGATTCATCTCGATCGACGGAGGCAGTATTACGATCACCTCTACTGGTGATGGAATTGAAGCCGTAACAATTCTTCGGATTGCCGGAGGCGACATCGATATCACCACCGGCGAAGGAAGCGGGACCGCTGTCTCGGGAAATCTTGGATTTACAGGCAGTGTTCCCGATATGACTACGATGCCTGTTTCGTCAGGCATTGATTCGGGAAGTGAAATGAATATGACCAGGTCCGCCTTCGACGGAAATATGACTGCTCAAATGGGCGGGGGCCAGGGTTTCACTCCGACAACTACAACCACAGATGACGACAGCGTGAGTGCAAAAGGCCTGAAGGCCGACGAACTTGTTCTCATCACCGGCGGGACAATAACTCTCGACTGTGAGGACGACGGTATCCATTCCAATAGCGATGTGACGATTCAGGGAGGCACCTTTTCCATCGCTTCGGGAGATGACGGCATCCATGCCGATGAGAATCTCGTGATACACGATGGTTCGGTCACGATTACCCAAAGCTACGAAGGGCTGGAAGGTTTTGCGATAACCATTAACGGCGGCCAGATCGACATAACCTCGACCGATGACTGTATGAATGCCGGAGGCGGGGCTGACGGGAGCGGATTTATGATGGGCGGCGGCAGCTTTGACATGGACTCTTTCAGTTCCGTCCTTACCGAAAGCGGGGATCTCGCCCAGCTCACGATCACCGGCGGAGTAATCTCGGTGTTCTCCTCCTCGGGAGACGGTGTGGATTCCAACGGTGATCTCACAATAAACGGCGGTACCTTGTATGTCGAGGCAAACAACAACGGAAACAGTGCAATTGATGCGGGGGCCGAGTCCGGCGGAACGTGTGTTGTCAATGGGGGTATCGTATTGGCAATTGGAAGTTCTTCGATGGCGGAAGGATTCGATTCTTCATCGACGCAGGCATCCATCATGTATAACTTCGATACCAGTACCCAGGCCGGGACAATACTTTCGCTCACCGATGCCTCCGGCAGCGTCCTCCTCACCTATACCTCGTCGCTCTCGTTTAATTCCGTGATAATCAGTTCCCCGGATATGACGATCGGTTCGACCTATACACTTATGATCGGGACTACCGTTACAGAGATCACGCTGGATGAAACTGCGGGATCGTACGGATCGGTCTCTTCAGGGTTCGGCGGGGGATTTGCCCGTGCCTGA
- a CDS encoding KEOPS complex subunit Pcc1, with protein MKIYGEIRSKNLSADEIEKSLAPDNGGFIETSFEDGCIVARVNGESLRSVIATVDDYLMNLSVAERLIETICEENTLKNNSGE; from the coding sequence ATGAAGATTTACGGTGAAATCAGGTCGAAGAATCTGAGTGCTGATGAGATCGAAAAATCTCTCGCTCCGGATAACGGCGGATTTATCGAAACTTCTTTTGAGGACGGGTGTATTGTAGCAAGGGTGAACGGTGAGTCGCTTCGGTCGGTTATCGCGACAGTTGATGATTATCTGATGAATCTCTCGGTTGCAGAACGTCTCATCGAGACGATCTGTGAAGAGAATACGTTAAAAAATAATTCAGGTGAATAA
- a CDS encoding DUF2812 domain-containing protein: MKHATWRWISDYEKEEKWLNEMAAKGMSLYSFFFGKYTFEETEPGKYIYQIELLENLPSSPESVAYLRFLEEAGVVCVASVFRWVYLRKEAASGPFELYTDIDSKIKRLSTMKNLWFTFVWLEFIIAAANLAAFIYGWIVLGQMAWLNLGCVVFLVVMGLLLLHLGLKPARKIKSLRREQLICE; the protein is encoded by the coding sequence ATGAAGCACGCAACATGGAGATGGATCTCCGATTATGAAAAAGAGGAGAAGTGGCTGAACGAGATGGCGGCAAAGGGCATGTCCTTATACAGTTTCTTCTTTGGGAAATACACCTTCGAAGAGACCGAGCCGGGAAAGTACATCTACCAAATCGAACTTCTGGAAAATCTTCCGTCGTCGCCGGAAAGCGTTGCCTATCTCAGATTCCTGGAAGAGGCCGGCGTTGTCTGTGTAGCATCTGTGTTCAGATGGGTGTACTTACGAAAAGAGGCGGCGAGCGGTCCGTTCGAACTTTACACCGACATCGACTCAAAGATAAAACGCCTCTCAACGATGAAAAATCTCTGGTTTACTTTTGTCTGGCTCGAGTTCATTATTGCCGCGGCAAATCTGGCTGCGTTCATCTATGGATGGATCGTTTTGGGTCAAATGGCGTGGCTGAACCTTGGATGTGTGGTTTTCCTAGTTGTAATGGGTCTTCTCCTGCTTCATCTTGGGTTAAAACCTGCACGAAAGATAAAATCACTCAGACGCGAACAGCTGATCTGCGAATGA
- a CDS encoding PadR family transcriptional regulator, with amino-acid sequence MTLTLEKSPLTEAAYYILLSLYEPMHGYGIMQNVKIMSSDRVNLGPGTLYGAINTLLEKGWIISAGESDSRKKEYQITESGKKVVSYEIQRLEELLKNGRKITGATS; translated from the coding sequence ATGACACTTACGTTGGAAAAATCTCCCCTTACGGAAGCAGCTTATTACATCCTGCTCTCTCTCTACGAACCGATGCACGGCTACGGGATAATGCAGAATGTAAAAATAATGAGTAGTGACCGGGTCAATCTGGGGCCGGGAACATTGTATGGAGCGATCAATACGCTGCTGGAAAAAGGATGGATCATCTCTGCCGGCGAATCAGACTCACGAAAAAAAGAGTATCAGATAACCGAATCCGGAAAAAAAGTAGTGAGTTATGAAATACAGAGACTCGAAGAACTTCTTAAAAACGGTAGAAAGATCACGGGGGCAACATCATGA
- a CDS encoding 30S ribosomal protein S15 — protein MARMHARRRGIASSVRPYRKEVPAWSNSDVKEIEGKIIEMRKAGLSCAQIGLVLRDKHGVPNVKLATGKRINAIVRENDLDTDIPEDLRNLMHKALGMRKHLEQNKKDLHNKRQLQLTEAKVRRLVKYYVGSKRLPTGWVYKPETAEILLSR, from the coding sequence ATGGCACGAATGCATGCTAGAAGAAGAGGAATTGCATCCTCTGTGAGACCATACAGAAAAGAAGTTCCTGCCTGGTCCAACTCCGATGTAAAAGAGATCGAGGGTAAAATCATCGAGATGCGCAAAGCAGGACTTTCCTGTGCACAGATCGGTCTCGTTCTCCGTGACAAACACGGAGTCCCGAACGTAAAACTCGCAACCGGTAAGAGGATCAATGCCATCGTTCGTGAGAACGACCTTGACACTGACATCCCTGAAGATCTGCGTAACCTTATGCACAAGGCTCTCGGAATGAGAAAACACCTTGAGCAGAACAAGAAAGACCTTCACAACAAACGTCAGCTCCAGCTGACCGAAGCAAAGGTCCGCAGACTCGTAAAGTACTATGTCGGCAGCAAACGCTTACCCACTGGCTGGGTCTACAAGCCGGAGACTGCAGAGATTCTTCTGTCCAGATAA
- a CDS encoding 30S ribosomal protein S3ae encodes MARKKQSGGRKIEGWKAKNWYKVHAPEFLGKQFIGEIISSNPENVPGRVMTVSLGELIQDYSKQNVRTSFKIMTVAGDAAYTQFNGHEMTKEFVRAMVKKRATRVDSTITVTPLGSTRELQVTITAFTINHARLGQVQELRSMMVKVVEDAAKESDFESFVSAMLKGDLSKKMFAACKPIFPIRRIEIIKSESVSSAADRAAALIR; translated from the coding sequence ATGGCAAGAAAAAAGCAGAGTGGTGGACGCAAAATCGAGGGCTGGAAAGCAAAGAACTGGTATAAAGTTCATGCACCGGAGTTCCTCGGTAAGCAGTTCATTGGAGAGATCATCTCTTCAAATCCGGAAAATGTTCCGGGTCGTGTAATGACGGTTAGTCTGGGCGAACTGATCCAGGACTATTCCAAACAGAATGTTCGTACATCCTTTAAGATCATGACCGTTGCAGGAGATGCAGCATACACCCAGTTCAACGGTCATGAGATGACAAAAGAGTTCGTTCGTGCAATGGTAAAGAAAAGAGCCACCCGTGTCGACAGCACGATCACGGTCACTCCTCTTGGCAGCACCCGCGAACTTCAGGTCACTATCACTGCATTCACTATCAACCACGCAAGACTTGGCCAGGTCCAGGAACTTCGTTCAATGATGGTGAAGGTCGTTGAAGACGCCGCAAAAGAGTCAGACTTTGAATCCTTTGTTTCCGCTATGCTGAAAGGCGATCTTTCCAAGAAGATGTTTGCCGCATGCAAGCCGATCTTCCCGATTCGCAGAATCGAGATCATCAAGTCCGAGTCGGTCAGCTCAGCAGCAGACCGTGCAGCAGCCCTTATCCGTTAA
- a CDS encoding DHH family phosphoesterase: MSLEEAAKKIADRLRGMEYVEMYAHHDADGISSAAIMSIALKRAGIAFRLRFLPVLTNTDVTNPDISLLCDLGASCTDLPETTMIIDHHVPYTTSQYHINPRLFGADGETELSAAGCAYLVANALFDNRDLAGLVLLGIIGDGQKLIGMNEKIIGEGIANNLINPGRGIHLAGRKTREQIESASSPYLPGLSGNSGEAEEITKICSAKTSDETYLGCLLSEIIARSSASYDALMNLYGDTWSLERESIQNAHALTTVVDACGKAGRTDIAFGLACGDASLLKECWETALSFKKRVIEAAGSARRVAANAWMVDSVDTVSDVADMFAESENRPLFVLCRGESYLKVSARAPRTANVDFEQFIGTAAKTFGGNGGGHKTRAGGELPLACEAEFIRSLGAFV; the protein is encoded by the coding sequence ATGTCACTTGAAGAAGCCGCAAAAAAAATCGCTGACCGCCTGAGAGGGATGGAGTACGTGGAAATGTACGCCCACCACGATGCGGACGGCATATCCTCGGCGGCGATCATGTCCATTGCCCTGAAACGGGCGGGCATCGCGTTCAGGCTCAGGTTCCTACCTGTTCTCACGAACACCGATGTCACGAATCCGGACATTTCCCTTCTTTGTGATCTGGGTGCGTCGTGCACCGATTTACCGGAAACGACAATGATCATCGATCACCACGTGCCTTACACCACCTCCCAATACCATATCAACCCGCGACTGTTCGGTGCAGACGGCGAGACGGAACTTTCCGCTGCCGGATGCGCTTATCTGGTCGCAAATGCCCTTTTTGATAATCGTGACCTTGCCGGTCTGGTTCTTCTCGGCATCATCGGAGATGGTCAGAAACTCATCGGGATGAATGAAAAGATCATCGGTGAGGGGATCGCGAATAATCTGATAAATCCGGGGAGAGGAATTCATCTCGCCGGCAGGAAAACCAGAGAGCAGATCGAATCTGCGTCCTCACCCTATCTTCCTGGTCTTTCCGGAAACAGCGGAGAAGCTGAGGAGATCACAAAGATCTGCTCGGCAAAGACGTCGGATGAGACTTACCTTGGTTGTCTGTTATCAGAAATAATCGCACGGTCCAGTGCTTCGTATGATGCTCTGATGAACCTGTACGGTGATACCTGGAGCCTTGAGAGAGAGAGCATCCAGAATGCCCATGCCCTGACAACAGTCGTTGATGCCTGCGGTAAAGCAGGCAGAACCGATATCGCGTTCGGGCTGGCATGCGGAGATGCTTCCCTTCTGAAGGAATGCTGGGAGACCGCCCTTTCTTTTAAGAAAAGGGTGATCGAAGCCGCAGGTTCAGCGAGACGGGTTGCAGCGAATGCATGGATGGTGGATTCTGTCGATACGGTAAGCGATGTCGCTGACATGTTTGCCGAATCGGAGAACCGACCTCTTTTCGTTCTTTGCAGAGGAGAGTCTTATCTAAAAGTCTCTGCCCGTGCCCCCCGGACCGCGAACGTAGACTTTGAGCAGTTCATCGGAACTGCAGCAAAAACGTTTGGCGGAAACGGCGGAGGTCACAAGACCCGTGCAGGAGGGGAACTCCCGCTTGCATGCGAGGCTGAGTTTATCAGATCTCTGGGGGCATTTGTATGA